The window ACCTTCATTGCCGCATTTTCGGCACTCGATGGCTACGATCGTTCACGGCCGCTTCTGACTTGGCTCAGGCGGATTGCGCTCAACAAATGCCGCGATTGGGGGCGCAGGCGCCGGCTGCGTACGATGCTGTGGCGCACAGCTCCGATCGATGCGGCCCATGACATGCCCGACGATGCTATCGCGCCAGACGTGCAGACGGCCGACCGCGCCGAGCTCGCGCGGGTCAATGCAGCAATAGTGCGGCTGCCGGCACGTCTGCGCGAAACCTTGATCCTGCGAACCGTCGAGGGCCTTGGTCAGGCCGAGACAGCCGACGTGCTTGGTATCAGCGAAAAAGCGGTCGAAACGAGGCTCTATCGTGCGCGCAGCAAGCTCAGTGAGCTTCTGGCAAACGAGGGTGGACGAAAGAAACTTTGAGGGGTGAGCCGCGTCCATGCGTAATGCTGGGTATGGACCATCTGACACTTTCACGCCGCCACCTGCTTTCAGGGCTGGGGACAGCCTCGGCCTTCGCCGCTATGCCCGCATGGGCGCAAGGGCACTCTGTCCACCGCATGCGCGGCGGCTCGCCGATCCGTGTGGGCTTCGACGAGGTGTCAGGCGCAGTGATCGATCTTACTGTCGGCCACGGCCCTCGGACGGTGCAAGGGCGCAAGGGGCACGGGATCGCAGTCAATGGCTCGGTGCCTGGGCCGCTGATCCGCCTGCGCGAAGGGCAGAATGTCCGCCTCAATGTCACCAACACGCTCGATACCGATACTTCGATCCACTGGCATGGGCTGCTCCTGCCGTTCCAAATGGATGGTGTGCCAGGCATCAGCTTTCCCGGTATCAAGCCGGGTCAGACCTTCCCCTATGAATTCCCTATCCGGCAAGCGGGCACATACTGGTATCACAGCCATTCGGGGCTTCAGGAACAGCAGGGGCATTACGGCCCGCTGATTATCGACCCGGCGGGCGACGAGCCTGCCGCGTATGATCGCGATTACATCCTGCTCTTGAGCGAATTCACCCCCCTCGATCCGCATTTCATCATGGATCGGCTTCGCAAGGGCGAAGGCTATTTCAACTATCAACAGACCAGCTGGGCCGACGATTACCCGCTGACCGCCGCCGACCGCCGGATGTGGGCCGAGATGCGCATGCCTGCGACCGACATCGCCGATGTGACGGGTTCCACCTATACCTACCTCGCCAACGGGCGCGGGCCGAAAGAGGGGCTGGAATACCTGTTCAAGCCCGGTGAGCGGGTGCGGCTTCGCGTTATCAACGGCGCGGCGCAGAGCTTCTTCAATCTGCGCATACCCGGCCTAGCCATGACGGTGATCGCGGCGGACGGCCAAAACGTGAAGCCGGTTGAAGTCGATGAGCTCCAGATCGGCACCGCCGAGATTTACGATGTGATCGTCACCCCGCGCGACGCGGAGGCCTATACCATTATCGCCGAGAGCATGGACCGCTCCGGCATGGCGCTTGCAACGCTGGCGAGCCGTCCCGGCGCGCGCGCGGCCATCCCTCCGCCACGAAAGCCGCCCCTGCTCGACATGGGCGACATGGGAATGAACCATGGCGATGGCGGGCACGGGGATGACGGCGGCGGCGGGCATTCGATGGATGGCATGAAGATGCGTGACACGCTGCTGTTGCCGCCCGACGTGAAGGTGGGGCCAGGGATTGACATGGTCTCGATGGCTCCGGTGGACAAGATGGGCGATCCCGGTCTCGGCCTGCGCGATGTCGAACATCGCGTGCTCAATTACCGCTTGCTGTCAGCGCTGGAGCCCAATGCAGACACGCGCGAGCCTTCGCGTTTGCTGGAGCTGCATCTCACCGGCAATATGGAACGCTACATGTGGTCATTCGACGGGAAGATGTATTCCGCCGTCAGCGACGTCCCGATCCGCTTTGCGTGGAACGAGCGGGTGCGGGTCAAACTCGTCAATAATACCATGATGGCGCACCCGATCCACCTTCACGGGATGTTCTTCGAGCTGGTCAACGGCGAGGATGCCGCCCATCAGCCCCGCAAAAACGTCGTCATTGTCCAGCCTGGAGCGAGCGCACAGTTCGACCTGACCGCCAATGAACCGGGCGACTGGGCATTTCACTGCCACCTGCTCTACCACATGCATGGCGGGATGATGCAGACAGTAACGGTGATGGGTCCGGAGAGCGGGCAATGAAACCCGCCCTCGCGATTGTCCTACTGCTGAGCGCAGCGCCGGCGCTGGCGCAGCATCAGGGTCACGATATGCCCGAGCCGGCCCCGGCAGAGGCCAAGGCTGACCCCCATGCCGGTCACGATATGGGCGATCAACCCGCCCCTGCGACAAACGACCCGCATGCCGGTCATGACATGGACGGACAGGCCGACGCCGATCCTGCCGATCCCCACGCAGGCCATGATATGGGAGCTCCATCGGACGGAAATGCCGAGCCGATGGACGGCATGGATCACAGCACTATGGGCCATGGCGCAGGCATGGCTGCACCGACCGCCTCACCTGGTCCGGACATGGAAACCCCGCCGCCGCCGGAGGCCGGAAGTGGGCCGCCGCGCGCCGCCGATGCAATATGGGGCGCAGAGGCGATGGCTTCCTCGCGCAACGACCTGCGCAGGACGCACGGAAACTTTCCGGTGTTCTGGTTCCAGGGCGACCGACTGGAGACGCAGGTGCGCGGCGGCGAGGACGCCTATTTGTGGGATATCCAGGGTTACTACGGCGGCCCCACCGAGCGCCTCTGGTTCAAGAGCGAGGGCGAAGGCGAATGGGGCTCCTCGCCTGAGGATGCCGAGGTTCAAGCGCTCTTCTCAAAGGCTTTCAAGCCGTTCTGGGATTTCCAGGCAGGCATCCGTCACGACATCGGCGGGCCGGACACCACCCATGCCGTGATCGGCGTGCAGGGCTTGGCACCCTACATGTTCGAGGTCGATGCTGGGCTGTTCCTGTCGCACCGCGGCGATTTAACCGCACGGGTCGAGGCCGAGGTCGATCAGCGCATCACCCAGCGCCTGATCCTTCAGCCGCGGATCGAGGCCAACCTGTCAGCGCAGGACATTCCCCTGCTCGGCATTGGCGCGGGGTTCGACCAGATCGAGGTCGGCGCGCGGCTGCGGTACGAGATCCGGCGCGAGTTCGCGCCCTATATTGGCGTGGAGCAATCATGGCGCACCGGGCGCAGCGCCGACTTCGCCCGCGCTCGCGGCGAAGACCCCTCTGCCACCAGCTTTATCGCCGGCATCCGTTTCTGGTTCTGATCAACACGAAGGATAAACTCACATGAAGATCGCATCACTATTTGCCGCCCTTGCGATTGCGGCATCCCCGCTCGCTTTGCCCGCTACCGCGCTGGCGCATACCAAGGTGGTTGCCTCGACCCCGGCTGAGGGCACGACAGTCGCAAGCGCGCGGACCGTTTCCTTGACGTTCAGCGAAGCCCTGCTGCCGCCCACTGCCGCAGCCAGCATCGTAATGACTGCGATGCCGGGCATGGCAAACCACGGCGAGATGGCGATCCGCAACTTCAAGACCGCATGGTCGAACGACAACAAGACCATGACTCTCAATCTGGCAAAGCCACTGCCCAAGGGGACCTACGAGGTTCGCTGGCAGGCAGCCGGGGCTGACGGTCACCGGATGAAGGGCACCGTCACGTTCATCATCGGCTGAGTCGGTGATAGAGGGTTTCTTCGAAACGGTCTTGCGGGTTGCGCAATATGCTCTGCTGCTGGGCCTGTTCGGGTGGTCGGCTTTCTGGTTGCTTGGCCTGCGAAGCGTCGACGGGCTGAGGGCTGACCGCGCGCCAGGCTTAGCCGTTCTGGCGGCTCTTGTCGCACCGGTGGTATCAGCGGCACTCATGCTAATGTCGATTGCTGCGATGATGGGCGTGCCGGTCTTCGACCTCGACCGGGCAATGGTCGAAGCGATGATCTTCGGCACCGACATTGGGTTTGCCTTCATTGTCCGCTCTGGGCTGCTCTTTGCAGGGCTGGCCGCTATTCTCGCGCTTCGAAACCGCCGGGCAGCGGTGGTATTTGCGGCGGGCTGCTACGGAAGCGCCCTTGTGACTCTAGGTTGGAGTGGTCATGCCGCTGCAACCGAAGGCGGATTGGGGCTATTCCATCGCCTCAACAACGGCATCCATCTGGTCAGCGCGGGCCTGTGGCTTGGAGCAATCGGTTGGTTCCTTGTTCTGACCATCCGATGTTACAAGGATCCTGACGTCACCCAGGCGCATGCAGTGCTCAGGGCCATGCACGCCTTTGCACCTAAGGGGATCTCACTGGTTGCGCTTGTCGCGGTTACCGGGACAGTCAACTCTCACCTGATCTTCGGTTTACCGAACGTTGCGGCGACCCTTTCAACGCCATACGGCATCCTTCTGGCGATCAAACTGGCCCTAGTGGCAGCCATGGTCGCCTTTGGCGCACATCATGCGCGCGTGAGCAGGAGCGCTGCAACAGCTGTGAGGCTTAGCAATGCCTATCCCGCTCAAACCTTGGGTGCGTTGCAGCGCACCCTCATTGCCGAATTCCTGCTCGGGCTTTTTGTCATCAGCCTGGTCGCGGTCTTCGGATCGATGTCGCCGACGATGATGTAAGCGGCCTTCGATCAGGATGGGGAGCGTTCGTCAGGTATCCGAAGCTTAGGCAACGCCGATCGGATTGAAGGCGGAGATGATGGGACACGGCCCGGCGTCTTCGGCTGCGCAGGCTTCCGCCAGACGGACGAGGGCGCCGCGCATGGTCTGCAAGGTCGCAATCTTTTCATCAAGGGCAGCGATGCGGCTGTTTGCAAGCGCCTGCGCTGCAGAGCGGTCTGCCATGTCCAGCGCCAGCAAGGTCGCTATCTCTTCGAGCGTGAAGCCTGCCGTCTGCGCGGCGCGAATTGACCGCAAGCGATCAAGGTCATCGATCCCGTAACGCCGCGGCCCTTGTCCGCGCGGCGGCTCGATCAAGAGCCCGCGTCGCTGGTAATAGCGGATTGTCTCAACGTTCACGCCGCCCGCGCGAGCGAATTCGCCGATTTTCATAAAGGCACTTGATCCCGTATCATGGTACGGAGTTTATAGCGGCCGCATTGCAAGCGAATCAAAGGAAATCGCCAATGCCCCAATCTGCCAAGATAGCTGTGCTTCATCGCATGGTCATGCCCGGCCATACTTGCCCATACGGCCTGAAATCGAGACACCTGCTTACGTCTCGCGGTTACGAGGTGGAGGACCATCACCTGACGACGCGGGAAGAAACCGACGCTTTCAAAGCTGAACATGGCGTCACTACAACGCCGCAGACCTTCATTGATGGGCAGCGGATCGGCGGCCACGATGACCTCCGTCGCTTTTTCGGCCTCAAGGTCGCCGATCCCACTGCGACCACCTATCGCCCGGTCATGGCGCTGTTTGCTATGACTGCATTGATGGCCGTGGCGGTTGGTATTGCCGCCGACGGCAACGCCATCAGTGTCCACGTGGCCGAGTGGTTCATCGCTTTTTCGATGTGTGTCCTCGCGCTCCTCAAGCTGCAGGATGTCGACAAATTCGCGACAATGTTCCTCAATTATGACCTGCTGGCGCAGCGCTGGGTTCCATATGCGCGCATCTACCCCTTCGCTGAGGGTCTTGCCGGCGTCCTGATGGTAGCAGGCGTGCTGCACTGGGTCTCGATCCCGGTAGCACTGTTCATCGGCACGATCGGCGCGGTTTCCGTGTTCAAGGCGGTCTACATCGACCGGCGCGAGCTCAAGTGCGCATGCGTCGGGGGATCGAGCAACGTTCCGCTTGGTTTCGTTTCGCTAACCGAAAACCTGATGATGATCGCGATGGCGCTCTGGATGGCAGCGAAGATGGTTATCTGACGATCGCCGAGGAGAACGATTACGTTGAGGAGCAAGGCATGACACAGCTCACCGCCAACCAGCGGACAATGCACGCTATCGCTGCAGCACTTGCAGAAGAATATCGTATGGGGGAAGAGGCTGCGCGGCAGGGTGATGTCCCGCTGGCATGGCACCATCTTGGGCGTGCGCACATCCTCGCCCAGACGCGCCTTGGCCCGCATTGCGTATCGCACCGGAGAATGCTCGCCTTTGCTGTTCAGCTCCGCGACTGGCCGGAAGCGGCAGGACAGCTCCTGCGGCTCGCGCTTGCACCGCTCGGCAATCTGACGGGGCGCCTGCCAATCGGCAACACCGGACGCAGCACGGTGAGCGCCTTTACCGCGATGGATATTCCGTCTGACCTGCGTGCGATAATCGACCGCACGCCCGATTGACTCTTCACGGCGCGACCTTGCGCCACCGTTCCAACAAAAGACTTGATGTGATCCACCGCTTCCACGCTGCGCTGCTACTTGGCATGGCTTGCGTCCTTGCTGCGCCTGTGCCTGCTTTTGCGCAGGCGCTTCCCGAAGGGTCGGCACACCTCCGCGAAGTCGCTGAACACGATCACGAGAGAGCGGAAGAACAAGAAGTCGAGATCATCGTTCAGGGCACGCGCCTCGGGAGGCGCTTGCAACATGAGCCGCTGCGGGTCGAGGTAATCGCGGGCGAGGAGATCGAGGAAAAGGCGCTGATGCGCCCCGGCAATATCGCAATGCTGGTTAACGAAATCGGAGGGGTCCGCGTGCAGGTGACATCGCCCGCGCTCGGCGCTGCCAATGTCAGGATACAGGGGCTCGAGGGCCGCTACACCCAGTTGCGCCACTCATGGCCGGAAGTGAGTAGGAACCCGATGCCCTGCTTAGTGAGCATGCCTTTTGGCGTCATCGCTCTCTTGGTTTCCACCTTGGTTGCTCGGACTTTCCGCGGCCATGTCTTTGCAGCAACAACAACCGTTGCCCTTCGCCATCATTTCGCAGCATGCCATCTTCTTTTCGGCTGCAGGGGCAGGCGAGCTTTTTGATGCCGGTGCCGGTGCCGATTGGGTAGCAACGCTCACTGCGATAATGGTAGATAAAATCATTACCTGTCTCCTAGCCCTTTACGGATATCGCACGCGCGAACTTCTTCGGCAACAGGTCGTTTCCTGGTTGGCGTGTTTCAGGAAACGAACCAATAGCCGCCAACTTCAGTGCCTAGCAGGCGCATGTCCCCTTCCGGCAATACCGGTCATTCGGCATGCCGTTTAGCAACGACGGCTTTGTCCCAAACCCAGTCATTGAGCTGATCGGCAGCCTCATCTGCATGCAAGCGACGAACTGGCACGGCGCCGAGACACGGTGTAAAACCTGTGCACTTGCCGGTGGAAAAGCTGCGCAAATCGGATGGTCGTCTTGCACCCGGAATCCGCTCGAATCATGGTGGCGAAATCAGGACCACCATAGGGTGCCCCGGCAGGGTGCCACGGGGTTTTTACTCGAAGAGAAACGCGTTATTTTTCAGGCGTTTGAATTTGAAGATTTTCTTGGCTGGGGCGGAAGGATCTGCAGGCAGTCAGCATTCTCGTGATCTTCAATACGACCTGCAGTCCGGCACGCGAATTCCAAGGACGGCGCTGACAGGGCTGCCACTGATCGCGGCAGCCCCGCGCCATCATCATAAAGCCTTTAATCGCGGTTTGCCCGTCCGCGACCGGTGATTGATCGGCAGCAGCTTTACCGGATGCGGCTGGAGGTGACTGGTAGCGACATCCGTCCACCTCGCCATGAACGCCTTGTATTCGGCGAGCACCTTATCGACACCATGAGTCTTGGTGCGCTTGGAGTAGTGCAGGGCATTGGTGCCGCTCCGTGCATGGCCCATCACGTCTGCCCGCATGAGATCTGGGGCTTCCGAGGTGGCGTAGAAGCTCGAGCCCAGCGAGCGGATCGAATGCATGTCCGCCTGTTTGCCAGACATCACATTGACCGGGATCGGCATGTGCAGACCGATCCAGTCCCTCATGTGGCCCCATGCGATGTTGCGGAACTGGTGGCCCCCGATCCGTGCCTGGTTGAGGTAGAGCTCGGGAAACAGGGCCGTGTGGCCTTCGGCCCGGATCGCTTGCACGTATTCGGCGAAGCCGAGGCGGAGGATCTCGTGATGGAGCGGGATCATCCGGCCGCGCTTGATGTTCTTCTCGCCACCTTCAACCCCGTCCTCTCCACGCAGGTCGTTGTTTTTGATCACGAGATTGGGGACGGCATCGTCAATGTGCACCTCGTCGGTGCGCAGGCCGGCGATTTCGTTCAAGGTGGCATGGGTGTAGTAGAGCAGGATCGGCAGCCAATAGGCCGCGTCCTGATACACAGCCGGTCCCGCTCCGGCAGTCAGGCGGCGCAAGTGGCCACCGCCGCCGGTCCAGATCGGGGCTGAGAACAGGCACTTCATGTGCTCAGGGGTCCACGGCGGGCGCTCGGTCTTCTCGGATACCTTCTTGTGCTTCCCGAACTTGAACCCGGCGAAGTCGAGTGCCTTCGTATTCGCGGCCTTGGGTGCCCACTCGTCCTCGGCGAGGATCTGATAGGCGGTCGACATATAGGAGAGGTCGCGTTTGATCGTGTTGACCGAGCGGGCGTTGGCCTGGGTGACCTTCAGCGTGGCGAGCACCTCGTCAAAGGGGCGCTGGAAATCCTTGCTAGGCCGGTAAGTGCGCGGCATCTCGAGGAGAGCGTTCTTGAACTTGGCGACATCAGAGTGGCCGTAGTCGCCGAGGGGCTTGTCGCCTGTCACCCAAGCGAAGGTATGCAGCACGCGTTCGTATTGCGCCAGGCCCCTGTTCCAGTGTCCCGCCGCCCGCGCGAGCCGAAGAACCTTCGGGATGACGGCGCCGAACCGGGTGGCATGGTAGGTCTTGAACAGGCAATCGTCTCTGCCGGCTTCGACCCCCGCAACCGCCGGATCTACAGGGTAGGGCGGTGCAACAGGCTGCGGATCCTGGGCGGCAGGCGGCACAAATGTCAGCGGCTCACCGCCACGGCGGCGCTTGGCGAGCAGGGCCTCTTCCTGATCGAAAGCCGATTGCACGTCCTCGTCCATGAAGTGCGCCGCGAGCCGGTGCGCTTCGGCGCGGGCCTGGAGATGGATGTGGCGCAGGCGGCCGATTATCGCGTCGGTGGGCTCGAGGCCGAGCCCTTCTGCCATCAGAGCGAGGCTGTCATCGCCGACGCTGTCCTTGCTGCAGTAGCGGTCGAGATCGCAGGCGACCCACTCGATCGCAAATTCATCATGACCTGCGGCCGCCAGCTTTTGGCGCTGCTCGTCCGTGAGTTCGTTTCCAGTCCCGGGACGCTGGGCGATGTCATAGGCGCTTGCGTGGGTTCGGTGGATGGCAACCAGGGCGCGCGGATCGCGGACCCCTTCGTGGAACTCGGAGACGAAGGCGGCGAGGCAGTGGCGCAGCTCGCTCTCGAACAGGCCCTTGAGCATCGCGGGGTCGATCGTCTGGTCGAGCTTGAAGTAGGCGTTCACGGTCCGGCGCACCCTGTCGAACTGCGCGGCGAGAATCGCGGCCCGCTCCCGCGCTTCCTGCCCGTCGCAGGTGGAAAGCGGCACGATTACATGGATATCCTTGCCATCGTGCAAACGGACACGTCGGCGGAAATAGTAGCGGCCAGCGCGGCGCGAGCTGAAGGGGATTTTGGGCATTGAAGGGCTCTTCCGAAATGCCTCGGTGAACCGGCATGTGACAACGCATGTGACACTCCGCCTCAACGAGAGGTGAAAAGCGGTTTTCCTTCAATGCTTTGCGTAGAAAGTGGTCGGGGAGACAGGATTCGAACCTGCGACATCTTGCTCCCAAAGCAAGCGCGCTACCGGACTGCGCCACTCCCCGACGCTCGCTGGCCCCTATGTATTACCGCAGATTATGGCAACCCCTCGCCGCAAAGAATGGCAGAACAAGGCAGGATCTGGCGTTAGAACTCCCGGATTAGTCCCGAACCCTAGTCCTGATCTGTTGCCTGCCAAGCCCACACGATGCTCGAAACCTTAGCCGCCGCTGCAATCGCGGTGTCTGGCTTCAGGCATATCCATCGGCAAGAAGGCTTGGCAAAGCAGGGCCCGGCTAATCCCGGCGCCAAAAAACAAAATTTTGGATCTACAAGATGCGCCTATTGCGCGCTTTCTGAAAGGCTGTCCGCTGCGGCTTGGGCATGTGCTGCTGGCACCAGCAGGCCCAATTGTGCCAGTTCATCGGCTAGTTTGGCCAGACGTTTCGAATATTCGTGGACCACAGCATCTCTCTTCATGTCACACTCCGGGGCACGCCCAAGAGGGCGCCCGAGCTTGCGACTTAAATTAAGTTACCAAATCCTCAATAGCTGGACAAGATAGCTTCGAGAGCCTGCCGGCCGTCGCCGGTAAGCCTGATGAATTTTACCCGCCGATCCTGATCGCTGTCATAGCGCTCGATCAATGAGCGCTGTTCCAAAAGGTCGAGCCACCGCAAGGCTGTGGAAGCGGGAACATCGGCGGCGATGCAAGCGCTTGTCGTTGCGACAGGGCGCTGCCGAAACTCTGACACATACAGATCGAGAAGCATCGACCACGCGGCTTCGCCGAAAAATTGGGCGGGAAGGAAACGCGCACGCAATTTTCGGCGACGCAATTCTTCTTCGGCGAGTCCGACAAGATGAGTTTGGCGATCGATAATCGGCGCAGTATTCGGTCCAGGGCGAACAGGGTTACGCTCAACCGGCCCCATGTTTGCCAAACGTTCCGTGATCATAACAAGCTCGGTAACAACGGAGAGGAAGCCATCCTCTCCGTCAGGATGGTCTTCAGTCTGAACAAACGATTTTGGTGCATACATAGTAAAGCCCCCAATCAAATGCCCCCGCATTCGGACAGGTATTTGTGTTAACGCATGTTAGTTTGACAAGTTCCCGAATTAGCCAGCAAGTATTTATACGTAGCGGCGGGATGGCGGGGATTGATTGCGATCAAATCGGTGCCAAGCAAATGCCGATTTTTCGCGATCTAGCTGCGGGAAATGGGTGAATGGTTATTGTTAGATAAAGTCTGGATGGCGCGTATTTCGCTGACGAATGCGCTTGCGGATCTGCCTCACGCTATCTCTCTCGGCCAAACCGAGATATCGGGCCATATCATCGTCCATGTGTCACGCTCTCGTGTCACAGTCCGACCGAGAAAACCCTTCTTTCCCAGATTGTTACGCCTTTTCAGGCTCTCGCCCGCCTTCCGGTGGGCCCGGCAGGATTCGAACCCGCGACCTAGCCGTTATGAGCGGCCAGCTCTAACCGCTGAGCTACAGGCCCGTTGCGCAAATGTGCGCCGGAAGGCGGGGCAAGAGCGCTCGCTCTACTGTGCGCGGGGCGGTGAGACAAGCGGGGACGCGGCGATGATTTGCCGCGCTATCCGCCGGTTGCGGCGATCACATCGGCGGTGGTGCAACTGCGCACGCCGCGCGCCGCGAGATGCGCGTAAACCTTTGCGAACCAGTCATACAGCGCCTCGACGTCGTCCTGCGTGCGTGCATAGGGCGTGTGGCCGGGCGCTAGCGTGGGGCTGTGGAACGACAGCACCAGCAGTGGCAGCCCCGCATCGAGCGACAGATCGATCCCGCGCAGCGCCTCGTCCGCCGAAACGCCTTCGGGGGTAAGCGCGATCCGCTCAAGCAGACGCAGCCGCGAAAAGCCGGAGAAGAACGTGGGCGTGTGCCGCTGGACGCGGTGGATCATCGGTCCCAATCGGCGCAGCGGGCCCCAATAGGCGCTGGTCACGGGCAGCTCGAGCAAGCGGTGCTCGGCATCGGCCCAATAGGGCGCAACGGGGTGATTGCTGTAATCGGGCCCGCCTTCGGCGCTGTAATCGAACAGGGGCCTGACCGATGTGTCGATCCGGATGCCGGCATCCTTGAGCATCGCGGCGGTATGCGGCCCCAGGCCATATCGCCCGGCGCGGTAGATCAGCGGCGCGGTGCCGAACGTCTGCTCGATCGCATCGCGCAGCGCGCGAAATTTTGCCGCTTCGAGTGCGGGCGGCAGGTTGCCGGCGAAGGAATTGTGCGCCGAGATGTCTTCCTCGAAGGGCGGATTGACCCACGGATGGAGCTGCACCCCGATATCGGCGGTCCCGCGCGATACCGCGTCCCTGATGATTTCGGCCGCCGCAGGGTCATGCACGATCGGCCAATCGGACAGATAGACAGGGTGGGCACCGATCTTCTCGCAAAAGGCCTGAAAGCGCGGGATCGCAGCGACATGGCTCAGCCCGTAGCCTTCGCGCCGGAAGGGCGCGCGCCAGTCGAATTCCTCTTCGGTGTCGACAGTCAGCAACACGCGCTGCCCGAAGGCGGGCGCAAAACCCGCTTCGCGCCCCTCAGGAGGCACCTCAAGCATCGACCCTGTCGTCATCATCGCACCCGCCCCCGATTGTCAGGTGCCAACCGGACCCCGGGCTAGCTTATTCCCGCCAAGCAGGGGCAGGGTCAAGAGCAGGACATCCTTGTCGCGTCGCAAGCTTCCGCCCGCGGCGCGCGCTTCGGCGCGGGCAAGGCGCAAGGCGAACCCGGCCCCGAACAGGCCGGGGCTGATCGTGCTGTCGGCGCCGCGGATGGTTGCGGCAAACAGGTTGTCCGGGCCCGCAAGCCGGCCGGGCAACTGGCAGTGCAGCCGCGCAAACGCGCCCTCGCGGCCGATCAGCGGATCGACCCCGACCACCACCTTTTCGCCCGGAACCACCGCCGCGGCGAGGCTCGCAAGCACGCGCCAGACCAGCGCTTCGGTCTCTTCGGTATCGAGGCCGACGATCAATTCGACATCCGCGGCGATATCGATTGCCAGTCCCGCATCCTGCGTGCCCAGCGCGGCGTTGAGCTGCGCCGTGGTGCGGCGCAGGATCGCGACCAGATCGGTTTCGCCCGGGCTGGTGCGGATCGCCCCCGTTTCGAGCCGGGCCAGCCGGTCAAGTTCCTCGAACCCGGCGAGGATGCGCGCAGCATCCGCCGCGATCCCCGCGGCCAGCGCGCGATATTCGTGCGGGGCAGGGCCGAACAATTGCTGCTGGATCACTTCGGCATAGCCTTGGACCGCGGTGACCGGGGTGCGCAATTCGTGCAGCAACTGGCGGATGCGATCGGCCTCACGCGCGGC is drawn from Erythrobacter neustonensis and contains these coding sequences:
- the copC gene encoding copper homeostasis periplasmic binding protein CopC, with translation MKIASLFAALAIAASPLALPATALAHTKVVASTPAEGTTVASARTVSLTFSEALLPPTAAASIVMTAMPGMANHGEMAIRNFKTAWSNDNKTMTLNLAKPLPKGTYEVRWQAAGADGHRMKGTVTFIIG
- a CDS encoding DUF3703 domain-containing protein, which encodes MTQLTANQRTMHAIAAALAEEYRMGEEAARQGDVPLAWHHLGRAHILAQTRLGPHCVSHRRMLAFAVQLRDWPEAAGQLLRLALAPLGNLTGRLPIGNTGRSTVSAFTAMDIPSDLRAIIDRTPD
- a CDS encoding copper resistance system multicopper oxidase; its protein translation is MLGMDHLTLSRRHLLSGLGTASAFAAMPAWAQGHSVHRMRGGSPIRVGFDEVSGAVIDLTVGHGPRTVQGRKGHGIAVNGSVPGPLIRLREGQNVRLNVTNTLDTDTSIHWHGLLLPFQMDGVPGISFPGIKPGQTFPYEFPIRQAGTYWYHSHSGLQEQQGHYGPLIIDPAGDEPAAYDRDYILLLSEFTPLDPHFIMDRLRKGEGYFNYQQTSWADDYPLTAADRRMWAEMRMPATDIADVTGSTYTYLANGRGPKEGLEYLFKPGERVRLRVINGAAQSFFNLRIPGLAMTVIAADGQNVKPVEVDELQIGTAEIYDVIVTPRDAEAYTIIAESMDRSGMALATLASRPGARAAIPPPRKPPLLDMGDMGMNHGDGGHGDDGGGGHSMDGMKMRDTLLLPPDVKVGPGIDMVSMAPVDKMGDPGLGLRDVEHRVLNYRLLSALEPNADTREPSRLLELHLTGNMERYMWSFDGKMYSAVSDVPIRFAWNERVRVKLVNNTMMAHPIHLHGMFFELVNGEDAAHQPRKNVVIVQPGASAQFDLTANEPGDWAFHCHLLYHMHGGMMQTVTVMGPESGQ
- a CDS encoding CopD family protein, which codes for MIEGFFETVLRVAQYALLLGLFGWSAFWLLGLRSVDGLRADRAPGLAVLAALVAPVVSAALMLMSIAAMMGVPVFDLDRAMVEAMIFGTDIGFAFIVRSGLLFAGLAAILALRNRRAAVVFAAGCYGSALVTLGWSGHAAATEGGLGLFHRLNNGIHLVSAGLWLGAIGWFLVLTIRCYKDPDVTQAHAVLRAMHAFAPKGISLVALVAVTGTVNSHLIFGLPNVAATLSTPYGILLAIKLALVAAMVAFGAHHARVSRSAATAVRLSNAYPAQTLGALQRTLIAEFLLGLFVISLVAVFGSMSPTMM
- a CDS encoding polysaccharide deacetylase family protein, which encodes MTTGSMLEVPPEGREAGFAPAFGQRVLLTVDTEEEFDWRAPFRREGYGLSHVAAIPRFQAFCEKIGAHPVYLSDWPIVHDPAAAEIIRDAVSRGTADIGVQLHPWVNPPFEEDISAHNSFAGNLPPALEAAKFRALRDAIEQTFGTAPLIYRAGRYGLGPHTAAMLKDAGIRIDTSVRPLFDYSAEGGPDYSNHPVAPYWADAEHRLLELPVTSAYWGPLRRLGPMIHRVQRHTPTFFSGFSRLRLLERIALTPEGVSADEALRGIDLSLDAGLPLLVLSFHSPTLAPGHTPYARTQDDVEALYDWFAKVYAHLAARGVRSCTTADVIAATGG
- a CDS encoding RNA polymerase sigma factor, with translation MSLPLAEGSDAEVVALALIGRQDAYRELLARYREPIYRFIRASTGDAQEALDLTQDTFIAAFSALDGYDRSRPLLTWLRRIALNKCRDWGRRRRLRTMLWRTAPIDAAHDMPDDAIAPDVQTADRAELARVNAAIVRLPARLRETLILRTVEGLGQAETADVLGISEKAVETRLYRARSKLSELLANEGGRKKL
- a CDS encoding MerR family transcriptional regulator: MKIGEFARAGGVNVETIRYYQRRGLLIEPPRGQGPRRYGIDDLDRLRSIRAAQTAGFTLEEIATLLALDMADRSAAQALANSRIAALDEKIATLQTMRGALVRLAEACAAEDAGPCPIISAFNPIGVA
- a CDS encoding copper resistance protein B yields the protein MKPALAIVLLLSAAPALAQHQGHDMPEPAPAEAKADPHAGHDMGDQPAPATNDPHAGHDMDGQADADPADPHAGHDMGAPSDGNAEPMDGMDHSTMGHGAGMAAPTASPGPDMETPPPPEAGSGPPRAADAIWGAEAMASSRNDLRRTHGNFPVFWFQGDRLETQVRGGEDAYLWDIQGYYGGPTERLWFKSEGEGEWGSSPEDAEVQALFSKAFKPFWDFQAGIRHDIGGPDTTHAVIGVQGLAPYMFEVDAGLFLSHRGDLTARVEAEVDQRITQRLILQPRIEANLSAQDIPLLGIGAGFDQIEVGARLRYEIRREFAPYIGVEQSWRTGRSADFARARGEDPSATSFIAGIRFWF
- a CDS encoding glutaredoxin family protein codes for the protein MPQSAKIAVLHRMVMPGHTCPYGLKSRHLLTSRGYEVEDHHLTTREETDAFKAEHGVTTTPQTFIDGQRIGGHDDLRRFFGLKVADPTATTYRPVMALFAMTALMAVAVGIAADGNAISVHVAEWFIAFSMCVLALLKLQDVDKFATMFLNYDLLAQRWVPYARIYPFAEGLAGVLMVAGVLHWVSIPVALFIGTIGAVSVFKAVYIDRRELKCACVGGSSNVPLGFVSLTENLMMIAMALWMAAKMVI